CGCGACTGGCTGATCTCGCGCCAGCGGTACTGGGGCACGCCGATCCCGATGCTCTACTGCGACGAGTGCGGGATCGTGCCGGAGAAGGAGGAGAACCTCCCCGTCCTGCTCCCCGCCGACGTGGCGTTCATGCCCACCGGCGAGTCGCCCCTCAAGCACCACCCCGCCTTCGCCGCGGCCACGTGCCCGCGGTGCGGCGGCAGGGCCAGGCGCGAGACCGACACGATGGACACCTTCATGGACTCGTCGTGGTACTGGTTCCGCTACCTCTCGCCACACGACGACTCCCGTCCGTTCGACCCCGAGCTCGTGAAGCGCTGGACGCCCGTGGACGTCTACACCGGCGGCGTCGAGCACGCGATACTGCACCTGCTCTACGCCCGCTTCTTCACCAAGGTCCTGCGCGACCTCGGCCTCGTCGAGATCGACGAGCCGTTCCTGAAGCTGCGCAACCAGGGGATCATCCTGGGCGCCGACAACGAGAAGATGTCGAAGTCGCGCGGCAACGTCGTGAACCCCGACGAGCTCGTCGCGCAGTACGGCGCCGACACCGTGCGCGCGTTCCTGATGTTCATCGGCCCCTGGGACCAGGGCGGTCCCTGGAGCTACCAGGGGATCGAGGGCGTCTTCAGGTTCCTGCACCGCGTCTGGGCACTGGTCGTCGACCAGGAGGCCCCGGCCGAGCCCGGCCCGGACGCGGACCCTGCGGCCGTGGCGCGCGAGCTGAGGCGCGCCGTGCACCACGCGATCAAGGAGGTCACGGAGGACCTCGAGGAGTTCCGCTTCAACACCGCGATCTCCGAGCTCATGACGCTCTCGAACGCGATGGGCAAGGCGAAGCCCCACCGCGACGCGCTGGGCGAGACCTGGCGGGAGGCCGTGCGCAGCCTGCTGCTGCTGCTCGCTCCCTTCACGCCGCACATCGCCGAGGAGCTGTGGGAGCGGTCCGGGTTCGAGGGCTCCGTACACCTCCAGGCGTGGCCCGAGCACGACGAGGAGGCCCTGCGCGCCGACACGGTCAGGATGGCCGTGCAGGTGAACGGCAAGGTGCGCGGACAGGTGGACGCGCCCGCCGACGCCGACGACGCCACGGTCCTCGCCCTGGCCAGGCGCGAGCCGAACGTCGCCCGCTACCTCCAGGCCGGCGAGGTCGTGCGCGAGATCGTCGTCAAGGGCCGGATGGTCAGCTTCGTCGTCAAGGGCTGAGGTCCCTCGCGCCGGCCGGGAGGCGGCCGCCCCGCCCCTAGGGAGCGGCCGCCTCGCACCGCCGGGCCGGTATCGGCGGACCTGGCCGCCGGTCCGCGGCCATGCCTCACGCCCTTCCCGCCCGCCTGGCGAACTCGCGCAGGCGCCTGGCGGCCTCGTCGCCGCCCTCTACGACCACGCGACCGTCCTCGCCGGCCGACCTGCCGCTGAGGAAGTCGAAGACCGCCTCGGGGTCGCCCCGCAGGCGTACGTCCCCCCCGCCGGCGGGGCTGCCCATCGCGCTCGTCAAGGTCTCTCCGATCTCCAGGGTGACGGGCTCGCCACCCATCTCGAGGACCGCGGTCAGCGGCCCCAGGTCCGCGACCTCGACGTGCCCGAACAGGATCGGCAGGGCGAGCATCAGCCACTGGGGGCTGAAGGCGTCCTCGCCGCGACCGGCCTCCAGCAGGGGCCTGCCCCAACTGACCAGGGCCCGCAGCACGGGTCCCAGCTCCCTCCCGCGCTGGGTGAGGCGGTAGACCGCGGACCTCACCGGCGGCGGCGCCTCGTACTGCTCCACGAGGCCGTGGGCCTGGAGCTGCCGCAGCCGGTCGGCCAGGAGGTTCGTGGCGATGCCGGGCAGCGCGTCCTTGAGGTCGGAGTAGCGGCTGTCCCTGGCGAAGAGCTCGCGCACCACAAGCAGGGTCCACCGGTCCCCGACGACGTCGAGGGCCCTGGCCAGGGGACAGTACTGGCCGTAGGAGCGCATGGCCGGATGCTACCGCCGCGGCTTGACCTGCTCAACCACCCGGAAGACGTGCTCGTCTTGGTACTTGCAAAACTCAATCATCTACTTTAGATTGCCGTTCTTACGCCGCGGGCGCGGGAGGTGACCTCGCGCTCGGTCACTCGCGCCCGCGGGAAGGAGGCGACATGTCGGTTCAAGTCCTCGCCCCGACGCGTCGGGAAGCGGTCGTGCAGCGCAGGCGGAGGATCAGCAGGGTCGTGCTGGCCGCCCACATCGCGGACGCCGTCGGCCTTCTCGGCGCCGACCTCGCGCTCGTGGTGCTGGGCATCTCGGCCCTGAGCGGAGGCGACCCGCTGGCGGCCTACCCGGCCATGAGCCTGATCTCGCGCGCCGTCCTGCTGCCTCTCGCCGCCCTCACGCTGGTATCGGGGATCGCGCTCGCCCTCCTCTCGCGCTGGGGCCTGGCGCGCTACTGGTGGACGACCATCAAGCTGGCCGTCACCGTCGGGCTCATCACCGTGCTCGGCCTCGTCCTCGTCCCCGGCCTCGGCCGCGCCGCCGCGGCGGCCAGCGGCGGGACGGGCACCGCGATCCCGGTGGCGCGGCAGCTGGCCTACGTGGTGGCGCCCGCCACCGCCTCGCTCCTGCTCATCACGAACCTCGTGCTGGGCGTCTACAAGCCGTTCGGTCGGCTGCGCGCCGCCGGGGACCGCCCGTCCCCCGACGAGGCGCGAGCGGCGGCCGCGCGAGTACACGCGCGGGAGGTCGCATGAGAGCCCGACGGCGTGAGAGCCCCGTACCAGACCGGCCGACCGAGGAGGTCCCATGAGAGCCGAACCGTACATGCCAACCGTCACCGACCGTGCGGCCGACGAGCGCGCCGCCGGTGTCGGCTACCCCCGCCTGACCCGGACCGCCGCCGTCGCCGTGATCGTCGGCGTGCTGGCGCAGGCCGCGCTGGCCGGCGGGTTCCTGGCCGGCCACGCCGCGCTCGTCCAGGTCCACATGGCCGTCGGCGGGCTCCTGGTCCTCTCGGGGGTGACGCTCGTCGTCGCCGGCCTGGTCGGGCGCCGCCGCAGTCGCGAGCCGCGGTCGCTGCTGGCCGCGCGGGTCGGCGTGCTGCTCCTGCTCCTCGTCACGGCCAGCGCCGGTCTGGCGGCGGGCGGGGGCACGCGGGACCTGCTCATGCTGCACATCCCACTGGCGATCCTCAGCATGGGCCTGTCGTCGCGGCTCCTCGACGCGTCGGGCGCGGCCGCGCGGCGGCACTAACCCGCACGGCGGCACTAACCCGCGCGGCGGCGCTAACCCGAGCGGCGGCGCTAGCCCGAGCGCGGAGGCCGGTCGCCGGCGCGAGGCGCCCGCCGGGAGACGAGCCGCGCCCCTGGGCGCCCACCGCACCGCGAGGCGCCGGCCCAGGACGACCCCGCGCGCCCGGCCGCCGCCTAGGCCTACTCCGGGGCCTCCCAGAACGTCAGCCAGGTGCCCACGTGGTCCTCGACCGTGAACTCGGTCTGGCCCCAGGGGCGCGGCGCGATGGGGTCCACGACCGTGACGCCGGACGCGCGCAAGCGCTCGTAGAACCGCTCCAGGTCCGGCACCTCGACGTAGAGGGACACGGCCGACCTGCCGCCGAGCCGCCGCCTTATCGCCTCGTTGTAGGCGGGCGAGTAGAGGTCCGTGGGCACCTCGAGCATGATCCGCGCGTCGCCCCGCGAGAGCGAGCAGTTCACCTCGTCGGGTCCGCCGCGCGTCAGCTCGAACCCCAGCTTCTCGCGGTAGAAGTCGAGCGCCTCGCCCATGTCGGGCACGCGCACCGTCGGGATGACCGCCCAGCCAGCCACCTGAGCCTCCCGCGCCCGTCCCCTGGACCCGCCTAGAGGCTACACGCTCCGGACGCGGCGGCTACTGCGGAGCGAGCAGCACGACCTCGCGCAGCGTGGCGAGGTCCACCGCGGGGCGCACGATGTAGGTGCGCCTGAGCTCGTTGGGGTCCTGCGGCAGCACCTCCTCGACCACGCCTACGAGGACGCCGACCGGGAAGAGGCCGCCGCGGCTGGAGGTCTCGACCTCGTCGCCCACCTCCACGGGCTCGACCTCGAGGAAGCCGGTCACGCGCACCCTGTCGCCGACGTCGCCGACGGCGATGCCCTGGCCGCCCTTGCCCCGCACGGTCACGCCCACGCGGGACTCCGGGTCGAGGATCGTCCGCACCAGGGCCGTGTCAGGGCCGGCGTCGGTGACGATGCCGACGAGCCCCTGCGGCACCGTCACGGGCATGTCCACCGTCACGCCGTCCCTGGCGCCCAGGCCGACGATGAGGCGCGCCAGCTCCGCCCCCACCTCGCCGCCGACCACGGGCGCCGTCGCGACCGTGCCGGGCGACTGCGAGCGCCGCACGGACAGGACCTCCTCGAGGCGCTGCACCTCGAGCTCGAGGAAGCGCGCCTCCTGGCGGGAGGCGGCCAGCTCGGCCTCGAGCCTCTCGACCTCGGCGCGGAGGTCGCGCCTGTCGACGAGGCTCTCCACGGTCAGCCTGACGTTCGTGCCGGCGCGGTGCAGCAGGTCCTGCGGCAGGGCGACCGCCGCCGAGTACTCGAAGGGCACGCGTCCGACCACGGCCATGAGCGCGATGGTGACGAGGCCGAGCGCGAGGAACGCGTACCAGGCCCTGAGCAGGCTAGACAAGTGGTGCCCCCAGCCGCCGCGCCGCCTCGACGACGGCGGGCAGGCTCAGCCCGACGACGTTGGTGTAGCAGCCCTCGATGCCCGCGACCAAGGCGGCGCCGCGGCCCTGTATCGCGTAGCCGCCGGCCTTGTCGACGCCCTCGCCGGAGGCCACGTACCACGCGACCTCCCTGTCGCTGAGGCGCCTGAAGCGGACCCGCGTGCGCACGACGACGTCCTCGCGGCGGCCCGCCAGGCGCAGGGCGTGGCCCGTGTAGACGTCGTGGACCGTGCCGGAGAGGCGCCGCAGGTAAGCGGCGTTGTCAGCGGGGGTGGGGGGCTTGTTGATGACCTCGCCGTCGACGACGACCGTCGTGTCTGCCGCCAGGACCAGGTCGCCCGGGCGACGCGCGCCCACGACCTCGGCCTTGGCCGCCGCCAGGCGGGCGACGAGCTCCGCCGGGTCCTCGCCGGGCCTCACGGTCTCGTCGACGTCGGCCGGCTCCACCTCGAACTCCAGCCCCAGGCTCGCGAGGAGCTCGCGACGCCGTGGCGATGCGCTGGCCAGCACGAGTCCCCTCACGCGGACCAGTCTACCCAGGCCGGGGAGGCGGTTAGACTGCCGGCCGGGATGGCCCAGACGCCGGGAAGCGACGGACGGAAGCGCGCAGCCGCCGGGGCCGCCCTGGCGCTGGTCGAGGACGGCATGACGCTGGGCCTCGGCACGGGAAGCACGGCCTACTGGTTCGTCGCCGGCGTCGCCGAGCGGCTGCGCGAGGGCTCGCTGCGGCGCGTGCGCGGCGTGCCGACGTCCGAGGCGACGGCGCGCCAGGCGCGCGAGGCGGGCATCGAGCTCGTCGACCTGCCCGCCGCCGGCGTCGACCTGGCGGTGGACGGCATGGACGAGCTGGCGCCCTCGCTCGACGCCGTCAAGGGGCTGGGTGGCGCGCTGCTGCGGGAGAAGGTCGTGGCGTCGTCGGCGCGCCGGTTCGTGCTCATCGGCGACGAGTCGAAGCTGGTGTCGCGCCTGGGCGAGAGGGCGCCCGTGCCCGTCGAGGTCGTGCCCTTCGGCCTGGCGCGGACCAGGCTCCTCCTCGAGCGCCTGGGAGCGGAGGCGCGCCCGCGCCCGGCGGGCGGCTCGCTGTTCGTCACCGACAACGGCAACCACGTGGTCGACTGCCGCTTCGAGGCGCCCTTCGACCCGGAGGAGCTGGCGGCCGAGCTGTCCTCCCTGCCCGGCGTCGTCGAGCACGGGCTGTTCCTGGGCCTGGCCGACCTGGCCTTCGTCGCCGGGGCCGGCGGCGTGCGCCGCCTGGAGGCCGCGGCGTGACCGGAGCGCGTCGCCGGGAGGGCGCCGCGTGACCGCGGGGGTCGCGGCGTGATCGTGGCCGTCGGGCTCGACCTCGTCGAGATCGCGCGGATCAGGCGCGCCGCCGAGAACCACCCGCGCCGCTTCCTCTCCCGCTGCTTCCACCCCGAGGAGCTCGCCGCGCTCGCGGGCCGCAACGACGTCTACCCCGGCCTCGCGGCGCGCTTCGCGGCCAAGGAGGCGTTCGCCAAGGTGTGGCCGGCCTCGCTGGGGTGGCGCGACGTCTGGGTCGTGAAGGAGGGCAGGAGGCCGGTGCTGCGCGCGAGCCCGCGCCTCGCCGCCGCCATGGAGCGCGAGGGCCTGGTCGCCCACGTCTCGCTGTCGCACGCCGTCGACCACGCCGCCGCCGTGGTCGTGCTCGAGCGCCGATGAGCGGGGCCGAGATGACCCGCGTCGTCGCGTACACCGACGGGTCCTGCGACACGGCGTCGGGCCGGGGGGGCTGGGCCTACCTGCTCAAGGCCGACGGGCGCGAGCGCCGGGCCTCTGGCTTCGAGGCGCACACGACGAACAACCGCATGGAGCTGACGGCCGCCGTGCGCGCCCTGGAGGCCCTCACCAGGCCCTGCCGCGTCACGGTCGTCACCGACAGCGAGTACCTCAAGAAGGCGTTCACCGACGGCTGGCTGGACAGGTGGCAGCGCAACGGCTGGCGCACGGCCTCCCGACAGCCGGTGAAGAACCGCGACCTGTGGGAGCGACTCCTCGAGCTCACGTCCGTCCACGACGTCGAGTGGTCGTGGACGCGCGGGCACGCCGGCCAGCCAGAGAACGAGCTCGTCGACGCCCTCGCGCTCGCGGCGCGGCGCACGGGGCGCGGCACCGCCGCCACCGGCTGAGGCCAGGCGGCCGGACCGCCTGTCCCGGCGCCGCCGGTCGCGGGGCCGCCCGCGCCCGCTCGGGTCGCTCCTCCGCGGCCGCTAGGCCGCCAGCTCGGCCAGGAAGCGCCTGAGGACCTCGAGGCCGAGGGGCAGCGACCCCGCGTCGACCCACTCCGACAGCGTGTGCGCGCCGCCGCCCTTGTAGGCGCCCAGCGCGATGGCGCTGACGCCGGCGGCCATCGCCGCGTTGGCGTCCGTGCTGGCCGGGGCGAGGGTCGCCTCCAGGCCCACCGAGACCAGCGCACGCCTGGCGGCCTCGACGAGGACGGCGTGGTCGCGCGCGCCGGCGGGCCTCGCGCCCACGCGACTCACGGCCAGGCCGCAGCCGCTCTCCTCGGCGACCTTCTCGATCTCGGCGCGGCACGCCTCCCACAGCAGCTCGAGCGTGCGTTGGTCGACGCTGCGCAGGTCGAGGGCGAAGCCGGCCTCCGCGGCTATCGAGTTCACGCTGGTGCCGCCCCACAGGAGGCCGACGTTGAGGCTCGAGCGCGGCTCGCGCGGCACGGGCAGCGCGGCCAGCCTGGCGACGGCCCGGCCCACGGCATGCACGGCGCTGGGGCTCGGGTAGTCGCCCCACGAGTGACCGCCGGCGGCCGTCATCACGACCTCGTGGCGCAGCGACCCGACGCCCTGCGTGCAGACCGAGCCGAGGTGGCCGTCGAAGGCCACGAAGTGGTCGATCTCGCCCGCCAGGTCGGCCACCACCTGCCGGGCGCCCCTGAGGTCGCCGGCGCCCTCCTCGCCCACGGTGGCCGCCACCACCAGCCGCGGACGACGCTGTGGCGGGTCCTGCAGGTAGGCGGTGAGCACCGCCAGGCCGGCCGCGTCGTCGCCGACGCCCGCGCCGGCCAGCCGGTCGCCGTCGCGTCGCACGGTGACGTCGGTGCCCTCGACGAACACGCTGTCGAGGTGCGCCGCCACGAGCACCAGGGGACCGCTCCCGCCGGGCACCTCGGCCACGACGTTCCCGGCGGCGTCGCGGCGCGGCTCGAGGCCCGCCTCGCGCCACAGACGCGCCACCAGCTCGGCCCGAGCGTCCTCGGCGAAGGTGGGCGCCGGCGTCTCCGCCAGCAGCAGCACGAGGTCCACGAGCCGCTGCGCCAGCCCGGCCTGCGCCGGGTCGCCCAGCGCCTGGCTCACCCCTCGCCGCCGTCCTGCAGCGTCGCGATGCCCTCCCGCAGGGCGTAGAGGGCGGCCTGCGTGCGGTTGTTGAGCCTCAGCTTCGAGAAGATCTCGGTCAGGCGGTTCCTCACGGTCTTCTCGCTCACGCCCAACCTCTCGGCGATCTCCTGGTTCGTCGCTCCCTGCGCCAGGTGCCTGAGGATCTCCTCCTCGCGCTCGGTGAGCTCGCTGATCTTGTGCTCCGGGTGAGCGGGCAGGTCGCCGTACTTGCGGAACTCGGCGAGGATCTCCGCGGCCATCTCGGCGTTCAGCAGGGTCTCGCCGGCCGCGACGCGGCGTATCGCCTCGATCAGCTCGTCCGCGCCGGAGTCCTTGAGCATGTAGCCGCGCGCGCCGACCTTGATGGCCTCGAAGACGTACCGGTCCTGCCTGTACATGGTGAGGATGATGACCTTGGCGTCGGGCTGCTCGGCCAGGATCGCCTTCGTGGCCGCCACCCCGTCGACCTCGGGCATCTGGATGTCCATGAGGACCACGTCGGGCCGCGTCTCCAGCGCGTGCCTGATCGCCTCCCGGCCCGTCGACGCCTCGCCGATGACCCGGAAGCCCTCCTCGGTCTCGAGGATCGTGCGCAGGCCCTGCCGGAACATGGCGTGGTCGTCGCAGAGCAGTATCCGCGTCATGACTCACTGTACTCCGCGTGCCGCCGGGCGCGTCGCCGGGGTGCCGCGGGGCGCGGAGCACGTCGGACCGCTCCCGGGGCGCCGGGTGGTCCGCTGCGCGGCCCGCGCCGGGCCCGGAGAGGATGCCCGCCACGTCGGTCCGGGCCCCGCTCGACGCCCGGCCCGATGGTACCCTGGCGTCCGCAGCTGCCGGGCACGCCGGGCCGGCCACGCCTCCGAACTGCCTCACCGGGCCGGTGGCCTCGTCGGCGCGGGGTGCCCGGCAGCTGTGCTGGGTGCCGCCGGCCGCGAAGAGGCGGCGCGCACCATCCTCGAGCAGAGATCGGAGGACGCATGGCACACCCGAAGGGCGTCCTGCTGGAGCGGGCGCAGAAGCTCGGCCTGGAGCGCCCCGAGTTCCGCACCGCGCGCACCGGACCCGAGCACGAGCCGAGCTTCATCACCGACGTCGTGCTCGGGGGCGAGGTCATCGGCACCGGGCAGGGCGGCACCAAGCGCACGGCCGAGAAGCACGCGGCCGAGGAGGCGCTGGCGGCGCTCGAGGCGCGCCAGGCGACGTCCGGCAAGGCCGCGGCGAAGGGCAAGGGCAAGCAGGCCGCCAAGGGCGACGGCGAGAAGGCGACCAAGGGCAAGGGCGGCGCGGCGAAGGGAGCCAAGGACGGCGCCTCCGCCAAGGTCGCCGGGGCGTCCGGCGCCGAGGCCGCCGGGGACGCCTCCGCGGCGAAAGCGGCCCCGGCGGCCGCGTCCGCGGCGGTGACGGACGCCGAGGACGAGGGCGCCGCCGAGGTGGAGGAGGGCGAGGAAGCCCCCTTCGACGGACCCTGGCCGATGTTCGACGACCTCCTCGCCGCCGTGGTCGCCGTCGCCGAGCGCCGCGTCTTCGCCGACCTGAGGGGCGAGGAGGCGCGGGTCGCGATCCGCGACTTCTCTCTGGCCCTCTACAAGGACCTGCTCCTGGGCCTCGGCGAGATCGAGGAGGAGGAAGAGGAGGAGGACTGAGCGGGGGCGGCCGGCGCTAGGCCGCGAGACGCCCTGGGCGCGCCGGCACGCGCCGCCGCCCCGCTCCGCCCCTGCCGGCGAACCGCCCCTCAGCGACCCTGCTTCGCGAAGCGCTCGATGCTGCGGAGCAGGGCCGTCGCCTTCTCGCGCACCAGCATCTCGCGCAGGGCGTCGCTGCCGCCGAAGCCTCCCGTGCCGTGCAGCTCGATGATGTCCACGGCCTTGGCGCTGAAGGCCGACAGCGGCGTGGCGATCGCGATGCCCGCCGTGGTCTCCGGCGTCGCCGCCTCCAGGCTGAACAGGTCGTCGTCCAGGCCGCCGGCTTCCGGGTTCACGACCACCACGACGTCGCCGTCGTTGGTCTTCACCAGGTAGCGGCGCTCCTCCCGGCGCGCGGGGCGTTCCATGGGTCAAGCAGGCTAGCACGGTGGCCCGGCGGCGCCGCCGGATGGCAGACTTACCCGGTGAGCGGTCTGCTTGCCTCCGAGCCTGGCCTCGCGGTGGCCGCGATCATCGCCCTCGGCGTCGCCGCCCAGTGGCTGGCCTGGCGCTGGCGCGTGCCCGCGATCCTCCCGCTGCTGACCGCCGGCTTCCTCGTGGGGCCGGTCCTCGGCGTGGTCACGCCTGCCGATCTCTTCCCCGCCGACCTGTTCTTCCCCCTCGTCTCCCTCGCCGTCGGGCTGATCCTGTTCGAGGGCGGCCTGACCCTGCGCTTCGCCGAGATCCGCGAGACGCGCCGCGTCGTGCTGAACCTCGTGACCTGGGGCGGCCTCGTCACCTGGGCGGGGGCGTCGCTGGCGGCCCACCTCATCGCCGGCGTCGAGATGCACCTGGCGCTGCTCTTCGGCGCGCTCGTCATGGTCACGGGACCCACCGTCATCGGCCCCCTGCTGCGCATCGTCAGGCCCGTCGCGAACGTCGCGAACGTCCTCAAGTGGGAGGGGATCGTCATCGACGCGGTCGGCGCGCTGCTGGCCGTGCTCGTCTACGAGTCCCTGCTGCTGCGCAGCGCCGGCGAGCCCCTCGGCAGCGTCCTGCTCCTGCTCCTGCGCTTCCTCCTCGTCGGCGCCCTCACCGGCGCGGCCGGCGGCCTGGCCCTCGCCTGGCTCCTCAAGCGCCGCGCGGTGCCCGACTTCCTCATCAACGTCGTGGCCCTGGCCATGCTCTTCGCCACCTTCGCGGTCGCCGACCTCCTCTCCTCGGAGGCCGGTCTGCTTGCGGCCGTGGTGATGGGCATCATCGTCGCGAACGCCGGCGTGCCGAACCTCGGCTCCCTGCTGACCTTCAAGGAGGACCTGACGGTCCTCTTCGTCAGCGTGCTGTTCATCGTCCTGGCCGCGAACGTGACCCGCGAGGCGGCGCTGGCCGCCCTGCGGTGGGAGACGATGGCCGTCGTCGCCGTCGTGCTGCTCGTGCTGCGCCCGCTCGACGTCCTGCTCTCGAGCATCGGCTCGCGCCTGTCGCGCCGGGAGCGCGCGTTCATCGCCTGGGTGAGCCCGCGAGGCATCGTCGCCGCCTCGGTCACCTCGCTGCTCGCCTCCCGCCTCCTCGACGAGGGCATCGCCGGCGCCGGCTCGCT
This window of the Trueperaceae bacterium genome carries:
- a CDS encoding VOC family protein, coding for MAGWAVIPTVRVPDMGEALDFYREKLGFELTRGGPDEVNCSLSRGDARIMLEVPTDLYSPAYNEAIRRRLGGRSAVSLYVEVPDLERFYERLRASGVTVVDPIAPRPWGQTEFTVEDHVGTWLTFWEAPE
- a CDS encoding Maf family protein, whose protein sequence is MRGLVLASASPRRRELLASLGLEFEVEPADVDETVRPGEDPAELVARLAAAKAEVVGARRPGDLVLAADTTVVVDGEVINKPPTPADNAAYLRRLSGTVHDVYTGHALRLAGRREDVVVRTRVRFRRLSDREVAWYVASGEGVDKAGGYAIQGRGAALVAGIEGCYTNVVGLSLPAVVEAARRLGAPLV
- the acpS gene encoding holo-ACP synthase is translated as MIVAVGLDLVEIARIRRAAENHPRRFLSRCFHPEELAALAGRNDVYPGLAARFAAKEAFAKVWPASLGWRDVWVVKEGRRPVLRASPRLAAAMEREGLVAHVSLSHAVDHAAAVVVLERR
- a CDS encoding putative dsRNA-binding protein produces the protein MAHPKGVLLERAQKLGLERPEFRTARTGPEHEPSFITDVVLGGEVIGTGQGGTKRTAEKHAAEEALAALEARQATSGKAAAKGKGKQAAKGDGEKATKGKGGAAKGAKDGASAKVAGASGAEAAGDASAAKAAPAAASAAVTDAEDEGAAEVEEGEEAPFDGPWPMFDDLLAAVVAVAERRVFADLRGEEARVAIRDFSLALYKDLLLGLGEIEEEEEEED
- a CDS encoding class I tRNA ligase family protein, yielding RDWLISRQRYWGTPIPMLYCDECGIVPEKEENLPVLLPADVAFMPTGESPLKHHPAFAAATCPRCGGRARRETDTMDTFMDSSWYWFRYLSPHDDSRPFDPELVKRWTPVDVYTGGVEHAILHLLYARFFTKVLRDLGLVEIDEPFLKLRNQGIILGADNEKMSKSRGNVVNPDELVAQYGADTVRAFLMFIGPWDQGGPWSYQGIEGVFRFLHRVWALVVDQEAPAEPGPDADPAAVARELRRAVHHAIKEVTEDLEEFRFNTAISELMTLSNAMGKAKPHRDALGETWREAVRSLLLLLAPFTPHIAEELWERSGFEGSVHLQAWPEHDEEALRADTVRMAVQVNGKVRGQVDAPADADDATVLALARREPNVARYLQAGEVVREIVVKGRMVSFVVKG
- a CDS encoding response regulator transcription factor, whose product is MTRILLCDDHAMFRQGLRTILETEEGFRVIGEASTGREAIRHALETRPDVVLMDIQMPEVDGVAATKAILAEQPDAKVIILTMYRQDRYVFEAIKVGARGYMLKDSGADELIEAIRRVAAGETLLNAEMAAEILAEFRKYGDLPAHPEHKISELTEREEEILRHLAQGATNQEIAERLGVSEKTVRNRLTEIFSKLRLNNRTQAALYALREGIATLQDGGEG
- the mreC gene encoding rod shape-determining protein MreC; this translates as MSSLLRAWYAFLALGLVTIALMAVVGRVPFEYSAAVALPQDLLHRAGTNVRLTVESLVDRRDLRAEVERLEAELAASRQEARFLELEVQRLEEVLSVRRSQSPGTVATAPVVGGEVGAELARLIVGLGARDGVTVDMPVTVPQGLVGIVTDAGPDTALVRTILDPESRVGVTVRGKGGQGIAVGDVGDRVRVTGFLEVEPVEVGDEVETSSRGGLFPVGVLVGVVEEVLPQDPNELRRTYIVRPAVDLATLREVVLLAPQ
- the rpiA gene encoding ribose-5-phosphate isomerase RpiA; the encoded protein is MAQTPGSDGRKRAAAGAALALVEDGMTLGLGTGSTAYWFVAGVAERLREGSLRRVRGVPTSEATARQAREAGIELVDLPAAGVDLAVDGMDELAPSLDAVKGLGGALLREKVVASSARRFVLIGDESKLVSRLGERAPVPVEVVPFGLARTRLLLERLGAEARPRPAGGSLFVTDNGNHVVDCRFEAPFDPEELAAELSSLPGVVEHGLFLGLADLAFVAGAGGVRRLEAAA
- a CDS encoding M20/M25/M40 family metallo-hydrolase translates to MSQALGDPAQAGLAQRLVDLVLLLAETPAPTFAEDARAELVARLWREAGLEPRRDAAGNVVAEVPGGSGPLVLVAAHLDSVFVEGTDVTVRRDGDRLAGAGVGDDAAGLAVLTAYLQDPPQRRPRLVVAATVGEEGAGDLRGARQVVADLAGEIDHFVAFDGHLGSVCTQGVGSLRHEVVMTAAGGHSWGDYPSPSAVHAVGRAVARLAALPVPREPRSSLNVGLLWGGTSVNSIAAEAGFALDLRSVDQRTLELLWEACRAEIEKVAEESGCGLAVSRVGARPAGARDHAVLVEAARRALVSVGLEATLAPASTDANAAMAAGVSAIALGAYKGGGAHTLSEWVDAGSLPLGLEVLRRFLAELAA
- the rnhA gene encoding ribonuclease HI yields the protein MTRVVAYTDGSCDTASGRGGWAYLLKADGRERRASGFEAHTTNNRMELTAAVRALEALTRPCRVTVVTDSEYLKKAFTDGWLDRWQRNGWRTASRQPVKNRDLWERLLELTSVHDVEWSWTRGHAGQPENELVDALALAARRTGRGTAATG
- a CDS encoding sodium:proton antiporter — encoded protein: MSGLLASEPGLAVAAIIALGVAAQWLAWRWRVPAILPLLTAGFLVGPVLGVVTPADLFPADLFFPLVSLAVGLILFEGGLTLRFAEIRETRRVVLNLVTWGGLVTWAGASLAAHLIAGVEMHLALLFGALVMVTGPTVIGPLLRIVRPVANVANVLKWEGIVIDAVGALLAVLVYESLLLRSAGEPLGSVLLLLLRFLLVGALTGAAGGLALAWLLKRRAVPDFLINVVALAMLFATFAVADLLSSEAGLLAAVVMGIIVANAGVPNLGSLLTFKEDLTVLFVSVLFIVLAANVTREAALAALRWETMAVVAVVLLVLRPLDVLLSSIGSRLSRRERAFIAWVSPRGIVAASVTSLLASRLLDEGIAGAGSLVPLVFAVIVVSVLLASLTAKPLGVRLGVADPDPQGVLFLGAHPVARDIARRLADRGLPVLLADTNGANVGAALAEGLPAYHGSLLADGNDDQLRLSGIGRLVALTPNEEANALTAVRFRREFGKDNVYQLSPKEHVPHANRLGGENRGLWLSLGDLSYDRLQRLRQAGAELVEVELTPEHTLADFIATHGDAAVPLFIARDGAVEVVSETTDPEREDGGTLLTYIDPRA
- a CDS encoding helix-turn-helix domain-containing protein, whose amino-acid sequence is MRSYGQYCPLARALDVVGDRWTLLVVRELFARDSRYSDLKDALPGIATNLLADRLRQLQAHGLVEQYEAPPPVRSAVYRLTQRGRELGPVLRALVSWGRPLLEAGRGEDAFSPQWLMLALPILFGHVEVADLGPLTAVLEMGGEPVTLEIGETLTSAMGSPAGGGDVRLRGDPEAVFDFLSGRSAGEDGRVVVEGGDEAARRLREFARRAGRA